ACCAAGGTTAGAGTGCTTGGACAGGATCCATAATATGTGACCCAGGAGGCCTAGTTATTGACATCACAAGCACTGATAGTTAGTGGGGAGGTGGATTCTGGGAAGATTGTTGGCCAAGGCGGGCTCTCCATATGACTTTCTCCTCTTGGGAAATTGGAATGGAGAGAAGCCAGGAGACCAAGGGTGGAGTTTGCTCTGGTGACTCCTCTCTGAGCAAGCCTGGGTGGGTCACCTGCTGTAGAGACATACAAGTGTCTGTTACTCCTTGGACTGCAGGACTATTATGAGGCACCTATCCCCGGGAGATAAGTGGTCTCTGACTTCATAGAGGATGCACTGCTCAAAGGGACCACCTTAGGGGGCGTTAGGGGAGGGTGAGAGATGCAGCTTGGTAGATTTTCTGTTCTGGTTTTACAAAATGACCTTAGGAGCCGAGGGATGGAGGAGGATGGCAGACCCAAGACACACATACCCAGCCTCCTCCCCTGCACTTCCCCAGGATACCTTTGCTCCATGTTTGTGTGATCGTCAGCCTCAGATAGGCCGAGTCAGTAGTGCCATAGAGGAGATTTTATTTGTAGACTTGTGACTTTCTTGCCTATCTCTTCCACTAAGCTGATAGCACGATCTCTACTTCTTTTCTTACCCTTCAAGTTCCCATCCAGGGTTACATACCACCTGAAAGCAGAGAACATCATATCAGTTATGAAATCACCCCTAGAGGGCGCTGTTACTCAGTGAGCAGGCACAGGGCCTGGGCGCTTTGGTTTTGTGGGAAGTTGGAGCTGTCTGGTTTTTCCCAAAGGGAAACACGTTAACATGGGCTTCAGGATTCAGCCAGCCCCCGCCTTTCCTGGGGACCTCAACCCATGAAGGGGAAAACTTCTTGTTGTCTTTGCTTTAAGAACTTTCTGTTTAGTGTAAGtcttatttaaaatgtgaataaatcAGAGTTGGTTTTGTTTAAAGGGAGGCGATGCAGCAAAGCCCAGTCTGGCTACTTCTCCATAGGTTTAAACATCAATTGAGATCCAGAGGAATAGCAGGTCCCACTGTGCTGCATCCTCATATGAGGTGGTGTGTATCGGGTCTCAATTCCCTCGCACCTTCCTTGGGGCTCAGTCAGACTGAGATGTGTCCTCAGCCCAGCTATTAGCCTGCTCTGTGACCTGGTCGGTAGCTTCCTCTCTCTGGGTATGGAGCCTCCCAGTACTGCCAGCCACAGCACCAAGACCCAAACCCAAAGCCCGGAGCATGAGCCTGGCTGAGTGGCCAAGGCAGTGTCACACTTACCTTGTATGGGTGGTGCATAGGCAGCTCACAGAGATGCAGAGCAGAAACGGGTGCAGGAGCGCTTGAGGCACCGTAAGGCAGACGATCTGCACATGATCCGGCGCCCTGGGATGTGGATACGTGTGGGAAGCCCCTCAAACCAGACCAACTGGTCCGTTACATCCAGTGGCTTCCTGTCCCCCATGGGAGTTCTGTGATGGTAGGCCTTTAGGAAGACAACCCGGGGCTTCTTAGTGTATGCcttcctcttctgggctctgcttTGTAAGCCACGGCTCTTTGACGTCTTGGAGACTTTAGACTTTTTCTGCTTTTTCCTCCGTGTCATGGCTGCAGATGACCCCTTAGATCCTTGCTTGGGCTCCCACTTTTTGGGTGTTTTCTGCTTAGGTTCCTTTGCGGACTCTGCCTTCTTAAAATCTGGTTTCTTCTCAAGGACCACAATCTCTTGGAACTctgtattattttgtttcattttgtccttGTCCCTGACAGGGAGAAGAAAGGCTGTCAGCAGATCAAGGCCAGGCTCTTTCTAACCCAGTCCTGAGGTGGTTGCTGTGTAGCTGGGTCAGGGAGCCTGTTAGAGCTAGACTGAAAAGAGATATCGCTAGAGCCTGGGGGTAGATGTAAGAGTGGTATGGGCAGAGTGGACGTGAGACCTTGGGAAGTCAGATGGCAGGACCAGTATTTGAGGAACCTATGGATAGTATGTTGTGGGCACCTGCCACTCTGCTAGGCTAGTATGCTGTGGGCACCTGCCACTCTGCTAGGCTAGTATGTTGTAAGCAACTGCCactatgctaggcttctgtctcaGCTGAAAGGGAAGACTGTCCAGTGTTCCTTTCAAATTATATTCTGAGAAATCATGGCATTCTGAGGAGCCTTCTCCAGTACCCTCACCTGTCCTGGGTAGAAGGCAGGCTGAAGGTAAGATGCCCCTCACATTGAGGGTTAGTTAGGGACAACTATTTTTAAGAGATGTTTCTGTACTTTAAAAACCATGATGTTCTGTGACCCTGAACCCTGTGGTTCTGGGCTTCCTGGGCACCTGTATCTGAGAGGCCACATTATAGAACGAGCCTTAGGAAGGAATTAacagccttttttctttctttccttttctttctttctttctttctttctttctttctttctttctttctttctttcttttttttctacagaaaGGAGATTTCCTCAGGAGTATGTCTGCCAGCTGGGCAAAGCCCCATGCTAGCTCATCCTAGCTGGTGACAGTGAAGGTCCATGGATGCCGGCTGTCAAGATCGGCCATGTAAGCAGCAACACAGCAGCAGACTGTAGCAGTCTGTGGAGACAGACATGCTAGACTCCCATCATCCAGAGGGGGTGAGACATGTAAGCTCCCAGAGCCCTGGGTCTCCATCATAAAAATGGGGTGCTGTAATGTCCGTAGGATTGTTCTGAAGAAGGAGCTAAGTAGGGGTGCATATGTAACATGCCAGGCTGAGAGCAGGCACTTATAAAAATGCTCCTCAAATTCTAGAGTGGCCTACGAATAATCAGGTTCTGAGCAAGATGCCTTCTGAATGTGTATCCTCAGACTCGGAGGGCAGTCCGCGAGTGAGTCTCTGAACTAGGCTgccagggaggggaagaaaagaaagctccCCACATACATCCCAGCATCACGGTAATCAGTGGGCCCGTAGCTGATGACTGTGACCACTGCTACAGCCACAGCTTTGATATGAGGTGGGAATGACTTCACACAGGTACTCTACTAATTATCAATTCAGCTGGTCAAGCTAAATCACTTCATTTCTTGAGCTTCCGGCCCTATCAGTAAAATAGCTTGGGTAAATACCTGTTGCACAGGGCCCTTCTATAACGTAGGTCACTATTTCCAGTCCTTTCCCATAACATCTGTTCCCAGGAAAGATGGCTATTGGGTCCATCTTGTGAGTGTATGAGGAGGGGGTGTGGGCCGAACTTACCTAGAAGAGATTTGCAGGATCTTTGGAACTCTGAGCACTGAATTCCAGCACCTTCTGGCCAGCCTATGGAGTTCTTGGATCCGGCTATTTGAGCTATTGAACAGCTTCAAGAGGGACAAGTTTTTTAATACCTGCCAGGGTCAAGAAACCAAAAAGAGGTTTCTAGATCTCCCAGGAGAGCCCTTCATTCCCTGGCCTGTTGCTTGGCTCAGCCCAGGGCTGAGTCTGCTGGCTCCCATGGGTCTAACACCTAGGGGTGACACTTCAGGTGGGGGTTGGCTTCCCTAAGCAGGGGCTAAAATGGAACATCTCACCGTTTTAAGTCGGTTCCGCTCAATGATTTTGCTCACAGGCTGGATTATCTTGTCCTGCAGTTTCTCATCTTGCATCTGAGAgattggaagagagagagggagctagTATAGGGGAGCCCCTCGTGCTCCTGTATTGTGCCTTTCCCTGAGTACGGTCTGACCAGTCCTAGACTGGAGTCTTGTCACGTTGGGCTTGGAACAGAACTGAGAGCATTTTAGCTCTGCAGACCATCTACCCTTCACCTTTCCCCCTTCCACACAGCTGGAAAGACTGGTTTTTGGTGTGGCTGGATTCTCTGGTAAGATCCCCTCTATGGGGCCTGCCAAGGCTCCAGGACAAGGTCTGACCTTAGAAGAAGCCACTTTATTCTTCGGCCTCTTCTTTGTAGATGGACTCATGCTGGGGCTGTAGGAGCAAGACTGGACCCAGTGCTGCCTGCACCCTGCCCCTTGCACTGCAGCACTTGGGCTGAGTAACATGATGCTGCTGGAGCTGCCAGGCAGGGGAGCTGTGACATCACTGAAATGTGTGACAACATCAGGGCTGTGTCTCCAGGAGTGAAGGGTGGAGGGTCAAGAGGCCACACCCATCTGTGGAGAAGCACAGTCTGAGGGAGGCAGGCACTGTATGTGATCATGGCCTCCCTATGAGGTAAGAAGATGGACCCCTCTTTTTAAATGAAGCTAAGATTTTAAAGGTTATGTATTTTGCCAGTTCACATGACTGGTTGGTGGTAGAGCTGAGAACATGATGTAGGCATGACAAGTTAATCCATGAAAACGGGGGTTCCCAAACTGCCCCTGTCCCCAACCAGGCCACATGAGTTGACTGG
The nucleotide sequence above comes from Mastomys coucha isolate ucsf_1 unplaced genomic scaffold, UCSF_Mcou_1 pScaffold15, whole genome shotgun sequence. Encoded proteins:
- the Tp53tg5 gene encoding TP53-target gene 5 protein → MLLSPSAAVQGAGCRQHWVQSCSYSPSMSPSTKKRPKNKVASSKMQDEKLQDKIIQPVSKIIERNRLKTVLKNLSLLKLFNSSNSRIQELHRLARRCWNSVLRVPKILQISSRDKDKMKQNNTEFQEIVVLEKKPDFKKAESAKEPKQKTPKKWEPKQGSKGSSAAMTRRKKQKKSKVSKTSKSRGLQSRAQKRKAYTKKPRVVFLKAYHHRTPMGDRKPLDVTDQLVWFEGLPTRIHIPGRRIMCRSSALRCLKRSCTRFCSASL